The nucleotide window CCACGTGGAACCGTGCGTCCCGACGGTACGTCTCGTCGGTCTTCGCCCAGTTCGGCGACATCCAGCTCGTCCATCCGATCTCGGCGTCGCGGCCGAGTCTCACGGGCGTGATCTCGCCGGCCGGAATCGCGACCTCCATGTCCCAGTCGTATTCAAGGCCGAGGTAAAGATAGACGGCGTCGGCGATTTGCCGCGCGAGCGGCGAGCCGGGCAGAAACTCTCGGAAATGCTTGATGTCGCGCACGAAGACACGGATGCGGAACTTGTCGCTGACGGTGTACATG belongs to Polyangia bacterium and includes:
- a CDS encoding type VI secretion system baseplate subunit TssG; translation: MYTVSDKFRIRVFVRDIKHFREFLPGSPLARQIADAVYLYLGLEYDWDMEVAIPAGEITPVRLGRDAEIGWTSWMSPNWAKTDETYRRDARFHVVSRLESAK